A section of the Candidatus Latescibacterota bacterium genome encodes:
- a CDS encoding DoxX family protein, with protein MRALLSRAPLNTDLGLLLLRLAVGFSMLVFHGWGKLTGGPEAWARVGGSMGNLGIGLWPEAWGLAAALAESLGSLLLILGLFTRPAAAVLAFTMVVAAVQHLNMPPEAANAGWKGASHALELLGVYLALLLVGPGAYAFTRGR; from the coding sequence ATGCGCGCCCTCCTCTCCCGCGCCCCGCTGAACACCGATCTCGGTCTGCTGCTGCTTCGCCTCGCGGTGGGCTTCAGCATGCTCGTCTTCCACGGCTGGGGAAAGCTCACCGGCGGTCCGGAGGCCTGGGCGCGCGTGGGCGGCAGCATGGGCAATCTGGGGATCGGACTCTGGCCCGAGGCCTGGGGACTCGCCGCGGCGCTCGCGGAGAGTCTGGGCTCGCTGCTGCTCATCCTAGGCCTGTTCACGCGGCCGGCGGCGGCGGTGCTGGCCTTCACGATGGTCGTGGCGGCGGTGCAGCATCTGAACATGCCGCCGGAGGCCGCCAACGCAGGGTGGAAGGGCGCGAGCCACGCGCTGGAGCTGCTGGGGGTCTACCTGGCGCTGCTGCTGGTCGGGCCGGGCGCCTACGCGTTCACGCGCGGCCGCTGA
- a CDS encoding response regulator — translation MEFPSLPGLRHRLVPTGADAETVAWLRRMLGFTALVGGAVALVAVRRFLQGAPLAALIEWASVFGMGLVCAWVLRNPTRTRRHVATHLLTALGMAGIVGTAVLLGQSRSPSLYYVMLIPLAAGYYGGARAATAWGLASAVTVVGLRVSENFVTIPSEIELTSGDMLSIFIVVLVIVTGFVVTAERTLEQRARDLEKARDAALRASELKSSFLATMSHEIRTPLAGVLGMAELLSTTRLDDEQRQLAETLAASGRSLLAIINDVLSLAKIEAGKLEIERAPFTLRALFDDVGRLFAESARRKGLVLIHAVEPPLPCRVEGDRTRLLQVLSNLISNAIKFTEHGGVRLRATLAEGSTADAPRLRVEVEDDGIGVPPDIQPRLFKAFEQAEVSTARRFGGTGLGLAISARLMGLMGGQIGLVSREGHGACFWFELPLAVAEDDTAHRQRELAAWAPLGGRRALVVDANPTRRALHAAMCREGGLVAESLDDPNDLAKRLSDRDAPPVHAVLLAGDLPDALPAEHPPLLLLGAPVLDADTATRAQALPLPLSPAPLRSALLRALNLAATSPEAQQDVAGALASRPLAGRSVLVVDDNNVNRLIARRFLQRLGALVREAADGEAALAALAAERVDLVLMDCQMPVMDGFAATRALRDREAEGGAHLPVVAMTASAFEEDVQRCLVAGMDVHLAKPFTLEQLAAAVLPLLGLPRRPLAGQADGADLPQRPRVNA, via the coding sequence ATGGAGTTCCCCTCGCTTCCCGGACTGCGCCACCGGCTCGTGCCGACCGGCGCCGACGCCGAGACCGTGGCCTGGCTGCGCCGCATGCTGGGCTTCACGGCCCTGGTGGGCGGCGCCGTGGCGCTGGTGGCGGTGCGCCGCTTCCTGCAGGGTGCGCCGCTGGCGGCACTGATCGAGTGGGCATCGGTCTTCGGCATGGGACTGGTCTGCGCGTGGGTCCTCCGCAACCCGACGCGGACCCGCCGGCACGTCGCGACGCATCTGCTGACGGCGCTCGGGATGGCCGGCATCGTCGGCACGGCCGTGCTCCTGGGGCAGTCGCGAAGCCCGTCGCTCTACTACGTGATGCTGATCCCGCTCGCCGCTGGCTACTACGGCGGGGCGCGCGCGGCGACGGCCTGGGGACTCGCGAGCGCCGTCACCGTCGTCGGCCTTCGCGTCAGCGAGAACTTCGTGACGATCCCGTCGGAGATCGAGCTCACGAGCGGCGACATGCTGTCGATCTTCATCGTCGTGCTGGTGATCGTGACGGGCTTCGTGGTCACCGCCGAACGCACGCTCGAGCAGCGCGCGCGGGACCTGGAGAAGGCGCGCGACGCCGCGCTGCGCGCCTCCGAGCTCAAGAGCTCCTTCCTCGCCACCATGAGCCACGAGATCCGCACGCCGCTGGCCGGCGTGCTGGGCATGGCCGAGCTGCTGAGCACCACACGCCTCGACGACGAGCAGCGGCAGCTGGCCGAGACGCTCGCCGCGTCGGGCCGTTCGCTGCTCGCCATCATCAACGACGTGCTCAGCCTCGCCAAGATCGAGGCCGGCAAACTCGAGATCGAACGCGCCCCCTTCACGCTGCGCGCGCTCTTCGACGACGTGGGCCGACTCTTCGCGGAGAGCGCCCGCCGGAAGGGCCTCGTGCTCATCCATGCGGTGGAGCCCCCGCTGCCCTGCCGCGTCGAGGGCGATCGCACGCGGCTGCTGCAGGTGCTGTCGAACCTGATCTCCAACGCCATCAAGTTCACCGAGCACGGCGGCGTGCGCCTGCGCGCGACGCTGGCCGAGGGCAGCACCGCCGATGCGCCGCGCCTGCGCGTGGAGGTGGAGGACGACGGCATCGGCGTCCCGCCCGACATCCAGCCCCGGCTCTTCAAGGCCTTCGAGCAGGCCGAGGTCTCCACCGCCCGCCGCTTCGGCGGCACCGGCCTGGGCCTGGCGATCAGCGCGCGCCTGATGGGCTTGATGGGCGGGCAGATCGGTCTCGTCTCCCGCGAGGGCCACGGCGCCTGCTTCTGGTTCGAACTGCCGCTGGCCGTGGCCGAGGACGACACCGCGCACCGCCAGCGCGAGCTCGCGGCCTGGGCGCCCCTGGGTGGCCGCCGGGCGCTCGTGGTGGACGCGAACCCGACACGCCGCGCGCTTCACGCCGCGATGTGCCGTGAGGGCGGGCTCGTCGCCGAGTCGCTCGACGACCCGAACGACCTCGCCAAGCGGCTGAGCGACCGCGACGCGCCGCCCGTCCACGCCGTCCTCCTCGCCGGCGATCTGCCCGACGCGCTGCCCGCCGAACACCCGCCGCTCCTGCTGCTGGGCGCGCCGGTGCTGGACGCCGACACCGCGACCCGCGCCCAGGCCCTGCCGCTGCCGCTCAGCCCTGCGCCGCTGCGCAGCGCGCTGCTGCGCGCGCTGAACCTGGCGGCCACGTCGCCCGAAGCGCAGCAGGACGTCGCCGGCGCCCTCGCCTCCCGCCCGCTGGCCGGGCGCAGCGTGCTCGTGGTGGACGACAACAACGTCAACCGGCTCATCGCGCGCCGCTTCCTGCAGCGACTGGGCGCGCTGGTGCGCGAGGCGGCGGACGGCGAGGCCGCGCTCGCGGCCCTGGCCGCCGAGCGCGTCGACCTGGTGCTCATGGACTGCCAGATGCCCGTGATGGACGGCTTCGCGGCCACCCGTGCGCTGCGGGATCGCGAGGCCGAGGGGGGCGCTCACCTGCCCGTGGTGGCGATGACCGCGAGCGCCTTCGAGGAGGACGTCCAGCGCTGCCTGGTGGCGGGGATGGACGTCCACCTGGCCAAGCCCTTCACTCTCGAGCAGCTCGCCGCGGCCGTCCTGCCCCTGCTGGGGCTCCCGCGACGTCCCCTCGCGGGCCAGGCCGACGGCGCCGACCTGCCTCAGCGGCCGCGCGTGAACGCGTAG